The following are encoded together in the Capsulimonas corticalis genome:
- a CDS encoding type II toxin-antitoxin system VapC family toxin yields MRYLFDTCTLLWFANGESEKLSLAALSLINTSGNEAVVSVVSFWELAMKTSVGKLSFPGGSVSILSTLCVREGIQIQPLTVECIQQFLLLPPAHPDPFDRLLAAISILGNETTKPLVVLSPDTSFDAYAPWGVTRVW; encoded by the coding sequence GTGAGATATCTTTTCGATACCTGCACGCTGTTATGGTTTGCTAACGGTGAAAGTGAGAAACTATCGCTGGCGGCTTTGTCCCTGATCAATACTTCTGGTAATGAAGCGGTCGTCAGTGTTGTCTCATTCTGGGAGCTTGCGATGAAGACTTCCGTCGGAAAGCTCTCGTTCCCAGGAGGAAGTGTCTCTATCCTGTCAACTCTTTGCGTTCGGGAAGGTATTCAGATACAGCCATTAACAGTAGAGTGCATCCAGCAATTCTTACTGCTTCCTCCCGCCCATCCCGATCCCTTTGATCGCTTGCTTGCCGCAATCAGCATCCTAGGAAATGAAACAACCAAGCCGCTCGTTGTTCTGTCGCCCGATACTTCATTCGACGCTTACGCGCCCTGGGGCGTTACCCGCGTGTGGTAG
- a CDS encoding TetR/AcrR family transcriptional regulator, protein MKVTKEQAAQNRQAIIDAAARMFREQGIDGVGLNDLMKAAGFTHGGFYNHFASKEALVAEVCDSAFSQAVAGLNKVYDADPDGSLKVFQKNLEEYLSADHRDNPACGCPAAALVVDTARQGDAVQCAYAKGIEGFVTIFEKQLTREMIEDGADPETVTAAVRERAISTLSSMIGSLVLSRAIAHAAPALSDEILSVGRKRLTE, encoded by the coding sequence ATGAAAGTCACCAAGGAGCAGGCGGCGCAGAACCGACAGGCGATTATCGATGCGGCTGCGAGGATGTTTCGAGAGCAGGGGATCGACGGCGTCGGCTTAAACGATCTGATGAAGGCGGCCGGCTTCACGCATGGCGGTTTCTACAATCATTTTGCGTCTAAGGAGGCGCTGGTGGCGGAGGTTTGCGATTCGGCGTTCAGCCAGGCTGTCGCCGGTCTCAATAAAGTGTACGACGCCGATCCGGACGGCTCTCTGAAGGTCTTTCAGAAAAATCTCGAAGAATACTTGTCCGCCGATCACCGGGATAACCCCGCGTGCGGATGCCCTGCCGCGGCGCTGGTGGTGGACACCGCGCGGCAAGGCGACGCGGTGCAGTGCGCCTACGCCAAAGGGATTGAAGGATTCGTGACGATCTTTGAGAAGCAGCTCACACGCGAGATGATCGAAGACGGTGCCGATCCCGAAACGGTAACCGCCGCCGTCCGCGAGCGCGCCATCAGCACCCTCAGCAGCATGATCGGCTCCCTCGTGCTCTCCCGCGCCATCGCCCACGCCGCCCCTGCGCTCTCCGATGAGATTTTATCCGTGGGGCGCAAACGGCTGACGGAGTAG
- a CDS encoding type II toxin-antitoxin system Phd/YefM family antitoxin, producing the protein MTMPTMSATDVKNRIGDLWNAADIEPVTVERNGSPRYVVASVDKYVAIPREEYDRLRGLKAPPRLGFAKALFAGVDTDALLEVDLTEAMRDYL; encoded by the coding sequence ATGACGATGCCGACGATGTCCGCCACGGATGTGAAAAATCGGATTGGCGATCTCTGGAACGCTGCGGATATCGAGCCGGTAACGGTGGAGCGTAACGGTTCACCACGTTACGTCGTCGCGTCGGTGGATAAATATGTCGCAATCCCGCGCGAGGAATATGACCGTTTGCGTGGGCTCAAGGCCCCTCCGCGCCTTGGTTTTGCCAAAGCGCTCTTTGCGGGAGTTGATACGGACGCTTTGCTGGAGGTAGATCTCACGGAAGCAATGCGAGACTATCTGTAG